One genomic region from Bacteroidales bacterium encodes:
- a CDS encoding radical SAM protein: protein MRKLNPTYSSDLPLDIGMQVTRRCNLKCKTCFLWNENGDFRYLDKEEKEIELDASIIEKTLFETKEAKSRLYMWGAEPLIHKQWDDIAKMLIKDHRWLTICTNGILLDKKVDTLLPISEDLAVVMSLDGFEHEHDIVRGKGTFAKTVQNAEMLISLKKKGLFKGLTTFHCVLNDDIIPNLFEFAKYCENFGVDSLYFGFPWYIGPDTCKEMDEHYNKHFSWLDNLNKREQNSWYTYAYHIKPELIPVLEEQMKKIIDHESKLRIRLQPPLEIPEFRDYLVGKKMPVQYSSNCYAVSNRMDILANGDVTTCQPFREFVVGNLYNNSLVEIWKGEKFNKVREAISQGLTPICSKCILLYLNGK, encoded by the coding sequence ATGAGAAAGTTGAACCCAACTTATTCTTCTGACTTACCATTAGATATTGGGATGCAAGTTACTCGAAGATGTAACTTAAAATGCAAAACTTGTTTCTTATGGAATGAAAATGGTGATTTTCGTTATTTGGATAAGGAGGAGAAAGAGATTGAACTTGATGCTTCAATTATAGAAAAGACACTATTTGAAACAAAGGAGGCAAAATCAAGACTATATATGTGGGGAGCAGAACCATTAATTCATAAACAATGGGATGATATTGCTAAGATGTTGATTAAAGATCATCGTTGGTTAACAATTTGTACTAACGGAATTTTATTAGATAAGAAAGTTGATACACTGCTTCCTATCTCTGAGGATTTAGCAGTAGTAATGAGTCTGGATGGATTTGAACATGAACATGATATTGTACGCGGTAAAGGGACTTTTGCCAAAACAGTTCAAAATGCTGAAATGTTGATTTCACTCAAAAAAAAGGGACTATTCAAAGGTTTAACAACATTTCATTGTGTTCTGAATGATGATATTATACCGAATTTGTTTGAGTTTGCTAAATATTGTGAAAATTTTGGTGTAGACTCATTATACTTCGGTTTTCCATGGTACATTGGCCCAGATACCTGCAAAGAAATGGATGAACATTACAATAAACATTTCAGTTGGTTAGATAATTTGAATAAAAGGGAACAAAATAGTTGGTATACTTATGCTTATCATATAAAACCAGAATTAATTCCTGTTCTTGAAGAACAAATGAAAAAAATAATTGATCATGAGTCAAAATTAAGAATCAGGCTTCAACCTCCACTTGAAATTCCAGAATTTAGAGATTATTTAGTTGGCAAAAAAATGCCTGTACAGTACAGCTCCAATTGTTATGCAGTATCTAATAGGATGGATATTTTAGCAAATGGTGACGTGACAACCTGTCAACCATTCCGTGAATTTGTAGTTGGGAATTTGTACAATAATAGTTTGGTCGAAATTTGGAAGGGCGAAAAATTCAATAAGGTACGAGAAGCTATTAGCCAAGGATTAACTCCAATATGTTCAAAATGCATATTACTTTATTTAAACGGTAAATAA
- a CDS encoding DUF3795 domain-containing protein yields METKFDFKNMGYCGAECGNKCHIFTATVSNDIDAKKRIASDWTFEQGESFTADEVFCYGCKNKEMPQNKAHLKCTVRICAEEKHLEACFQCKDLEKCDKALWRNWPNLKSEALRIQKSLNL; encoded by the coding sequence ATGGAAACTAAATTTGATTTCAAGAATATGGGTTATTGTGGTGCTGAATGTGGTAATAAATGTCACATTTTTACAGCAACAGTTAGCAATGACATTGATGCTAAAAAAAGGATAGCCTCAGACTGGACTTTTGAGCAAGGCGAATCTTTTACTGCAGACGAAGTTTTCTGTTATGGGTGTAAAAATAAAGAAATGCCACAAAATAAGGCTCACCTCAAATGTACAGTGCGTATTTGTGCAGAGGAAAAACATTTAGAGGCATGTTTCCAATGCAAGGATCTAGAAAAATGTGATAAAGCTCTTTGGCGAAATTGGCCAAACCTTAAGTCAGAAGCATTAAGAATTCAGAAAAGTTTAAATTTATAA
- a CDS encoding Gfo/Idh/MocA family oxidoreductase: MGCIKLGILGTADVIGRSLIEPSKKVERLNIYAIASRSDEKAKSIAEKYSIPNYFSGYDTLLNNKEIDAVYIPLINSLHADWTIKAIKAGKHVLIEKPLCLNSEDLKRIKECLDDHPEVVVLEGLMSQHHPFSDKLLEIIKNKKYGALKSLKTKASYNINEPNDFRLFPEKGGSVFFEEGLLWCHLTQICLGLEPLGFDTQCDFNGPNGGDHIFQTKLIFQDGVTSELFCSYAHPYQADHFINFEKAEIKIKNFWRPTFGFQKLKMEINNLNSVENEDYVFESQNYFFNQLNFFIDVIEKKKKNIPIHESFERIELMEKIYNKAKIHTTSC, translated from the coding sequence ATGGGATGTATTAAGCTTGGAATACTTGGAACCGCAGATGTTATTGGGCGTTCATTAATTGAGCCGTCAAAAAAAGTAGAACGTCTTAATATTTATGCAATTGCTTCTCGAAGTGATGAAAAAGCAAAAAGTATTGCAGAGAAATATAGCATTCCCAATTATTTTTCAGGGTATGATACACTTTTAAACAACAAAGAAATTGATGCTGTTTATATACCCTTAATCAATAGTTTACATGCTGATTGGACTATTAAAGCCATTAAAGCAGGTAAGCATGTATTAATAGAAAAACCACTTTGCCTAAATTCTGAAGATTTAAAGAGAATTAAAGAATGTCTAGATGATCATCCTGAAGTTGTAGTTTTAGAAGGCCTCATGTCACAACACCATCCTTTTAGTGATAAATTATTAGAAATAATTAAGAATAAAAAATATGGTGCTTTGAAATCTCTTAAAACAAAAGCTTCTTATAATATTAATGAACCTAATGATTTTAGGCTGTTTCCAGAAAAGGGAGGAAGTGTGTTTTTTGAAGAAGGATTACTATGGTGCCATTTGACCCAGATTTGTTTAGGATTAGAACCATTAGGTTTTGACACCCAATGTGATTTTAATGGTCCAAATGGGGGAGATCATATATTCCAAACAAAATTAATATTCCAAGATGGTGTTACCTCTGAACTTTTCTGTTCCTATGCACATCCTTATCAGGCAGACCATTTTATTAATTTCGAAAAAGCAGAGATTAAAATTAAAAATTTCTGGAGACCAACATTTGGCTTCCAGAAATTGAAAATGGAAATTAATAATCTTAATTCTGTTGAAAATGAAGATTATGTATTTGAATCACAAAATTATTTTTTTAATCAATTAAATTTTTTTATTGATGTAATTGAGAAAAAAAAGAAGAATATTCCAATTCATGAATCTTTTGAAAGGATAGAATTAATGGAAAAAATTTATAATAAGGCTAAAATACATACAACATCTTGTTGA
- a CDS encoding radical SAM protein, whose translation MKANIDCLLIGSYNFEIGKMEKILKTIGPESSVSRNFNIRYLKHNGKPYEIFELIEYLHNNYKSEKLVNLDETLSNTIAYLGSYLDNHGFSFDYIISFLKEKEKLADLLQNSNVLTIAILTTTYGNQFPIRDLVSFIRKYNTEVKIIIGGPYLNSQLLFEETKSAKIAFLKSLGADFYVDSPQGEDTLGDLLTAIKNNTSFDNIYNLYYKQDGDLIQTSSKDERVTLEENMINWQLFKKDLPDYLFIRTSLSCPFSCSFCDFPARMGKHTYLSLDYVERELDSIAEIGKVKYIRFIDDTLNIPKPRYKEMLKLMIRKKYNFKWNAFYRCQFSDEETVQLMKESGCELVHLGIESGSQQILDNMHKQAKVKDFRKGVDLLNKYGIMSIATLIMGFPGETDYTIKETIDFLNQSPPTFSNFHLWFCSPMTPIWQEKEKYGLSGWAFNWKHNTMDSNRAMDEIEKILINNPLTTSILNTMLAEYVLVFLHNGYSLDQLRMYFNSFNDGVKEKLISRKNVDVSNEVLERIKSSLIQI comes from the coding sequence ATGAAAGCAAATATTGACTGTCTTCTTATAGGATCCTATAATTTCGAGATAGGAAAAATGGAGAAAATATTAAAAACTATTGGGCCGGAGTCTTCAGTTTCTCGAAACTTTAATATACGATATCTTAAACACAATGGTAAACCTTATGAAATATTTGAATTAATTGAATATTTACATAACAATTATAAGTCTGAGAAACTTGTTAATCTTGATGAAACCTTAAGCAATACTATTGCTTATCTTGGAAGTTATCTTGATAATCACGGCTTTAGTTTTGATTATATTATCTCCTTTTTAAAGGAAAAAGAAAAATTAGCTGATTTATTACAAAACAGCAACGTTTTAACAATCGCTATCCTAACAACTACATATGGTAACCAATTCCCAATCCGGGATCTTGTTTCTTTTATCAGAAAATACAATACAGAAGTAAAAATTATTATCGGGGGACCATACCTTAATAGTCAATTATTGTTTGAAGAAACAAAATCAGCCAAGATAGCATTTCTTAAAAGTTTAGGCGCCGATTTTTATGTTGATTCTCCACAAGGGGAAGATACTTTAGGGGATCTATTAACAGCCATTAAAAACAACACCTCTTTTGATAATATTTATAATTTATACTATAAGCAAGATGGGGATCTTATCCAAACTTCCTCAAAGGATGAGAGAGTTACCCTTGAAGAAAATATGATAAATTGGCAACTATTCAAAAAAGATTTGCCAGATTATCTATTTATAAGAACATCATTATCATGTCCATTTAGCTGTTCATTTTGCGATTTTCCTGCACGTATGGGGAAACATACCTATTTAAGCCTTGATTATGTTGAAAGAGAATTGGATTCTATCGCAGAGATAGGTAAGGTAAAATATATTAGGTTTATAGATGATACGCTTAACATTCCTAAACCTCGGTATAAAGAGATGTTAAAGCTAATGATTCGAAAGAAGTATAATTTTAAGTGGAATGCATTTTATCGTTGTCAATTTTCTGATGAGGAAACAGTGCAACTAATGAAAGAGAGCGGTTGTGAATTAGTCCATCTTGGAATAGAATCTGGAAGTCAGCAGATTTTAGATAACATGCATAAACAGGCAAAAGTGAAGGATTTTAGAAAAGGAGTAGATTTATTGAATAAATATGGTATTATGTCGATAGCTACCCTAATTATGGGATTTCCTGGCGAAACAGATTATACTATAAAAGAAACAATTGATTTCTTGAACCAATCTCCTCCAACTTTTTCTAATTTTCACCTCTGGTTCTGTTCCCCAATGACTCCAATATGGCAAGAAAAAGAAAAGTACGGATTATCCGGTTGGGCGTTTAACTGGAAACATAATACTATGGATTCAAATAGGGCTATGGATGAAATAGAAAAAATACTAATAAACAATCCATTAACAACTAGTATATTAAACACTATGCTAGCTGAATATGTCTTAGTTTTCCTTCATAATGGTTATTCATTAGATCAATTAAGAATGTATTTTAATAGTTTTAATGATGGTGTTAAGGAAAAGTTAATCAGTAGAAAAAATGTTGACGTTAGTAATGAGGTTTTAGAGAGAATAAAATCCAGTCTTATTCAAATTTAA
- a CDS encoding SDR family NAD(P)-dependent oxidoreductase yields the protein MDKNINSRDIAIIGMACRFPDADNYSEFWNNLIQNKNSIIHFSEEELLQKGRDKKTINSPNFVKAASVIKDLDKFDASFFNCNTHEAILMDPQIRLFLECAWEALENSGYATGDNSCKIGIYAGSNISNYLYRYVIQKIHETIDKEDISYNLNKCINDYMATFVAYKLNLRGPSFNVQNWCTSSTTAVHLACQSLRSKECDIILAGGVNLHIPQEGYFTAEHGQLSLDGSSSSFDKNARGTIPGNGLGIVVLKLLSKAVEDGDYIHAVIKGTSCNNDGFGPQKLSYHGLTTEGMCRAINDALVDSGVDAGSISHIEAHGTANRLADRVELNALSNTFKKYTDKEKYCAVTSVKSNIGHLGMASGIAGIIKVALSLKNKKIPGVINLDSVDKKTLNEHSPFYINTSLIDWESQNLPRRAAVNNFGLGGTNTHFILEEAPELIISNGSDKLEILTLSAQTASALEQIKLNLSKDLESYPEKSVDNVVYSMNIGRKAFNYRQSFVCKDKKSLVKSLNSKDLSHTIFNENEESSIVFLLSGSEDYRDNITYEFYKNIPSFKKEIDNCFDLLNRLYKIDIKSILYSDNKNVEKTDLNSTLIYLFVEYALAKVWIGWGVNPDLMIGCSTGELAAACIAEVISLQDAIKLIVELFNKLESLPSGKMLTVLCSKEEIIDQLNDDLSLAAVYNPSTLLLAGTTHATQEMMKFLETKNISYQLVDCRYPFHHSKYFDSLKDDISAVIKTFNISSPKISYISCVTKNEISIDTLKNPEYWLQIFSDTFDFNDAIKYISKTNTKKIYVEIGLKQTLYSMLKQHPSLNSNDVVFFSFSPSEDKDSELFSLYNTLGSLWQNGAKIDWKSFYRDEKRNRIPLPTYPFERKRYWYEIEQTKETEIDNEDSLIPKNKLSEWFYIPTWKQSYQFSGNIQTELAGAPKIWMVFIDGQNVGNKIVEKLEGFGQKVIIIRQGDGFKQTKTTEFYINPNSKSDYQALFSRLSEISLIPEKIVHLWSLESVTNNSDTGEINSDYLKLHFFNLIYIIQAIGETKKASEFQLFVLTSNLFIVNGDEQISPEKSVILGPIKTTPKEYKNIKCSCIEICSNKLNDSLLENLLNDFTNVPNENYIAYRGTQRWEQTYEKISLTSTIANANILRNKGTYLITGGLGGVGLVFSEYLAKNYNANLILVSRSKFPSRSEWDIYVKKADTNPNTVNAIKTIIELETKYGVTVLVCKGDVSNFNELSDVASLCKEKFGHINGIIHNAAVQGGGSIQFKSPEEIKEVFPPKIQGTTNLYEIFKNDDLDFLIFSSSIASVLGLYGLADYCSANAYVDAFAQKHFSNSRTLITAINWDMWSEVGMGISAKLPSDITSLREINKEFGIKSEEGIELLKQILSLKVPQTIISTREYSKLNQTKIYGSLWNEKIESTEIHSNQPSIISDKRTDYASNEIESILMGMWTKLFGTNEISIHDDFIKIGGHSLLATMLLNRIRNIFDDIEISLQDLFDNLTIEKMTRLIKGLLDERKAILASELQSGTDNSPVLQEIGQYLRDKISHALNINIEKNTDVCFEDIDIKSVTGQLYLDLKRDFNLPVYEFEILSKKSINELAIYIEESISILNNENKKEEVQKSVFTENFDAKNFSDDKIKSKNKSMAFVYSAVRSGSTLMRLILAGNSNLFSPPEMKILMYNTVKEWAEARHKHTILHGGVLRSFIELFGYSQKEALEYLNSLIEKDTPVSEVYRIIQDKLGARMLVDKSPEYSSSQVILNRAEKIFENPKYIFLIRHPYSVIDSIVRNRTYTMHMQKVTDPYKVAEETWYAFNSNLLNFFNSINSEKFMLVRYEDLVQSPKPIITNICDFLEIDFEEDMLYPYKGKRMIDGDGDPNIFNHDDINPELADVWRNIQLPIQLSEETKLLAGKFNYELPFDALDSNRSIEKIEINNH from the coding sequence ATGGATAAAAATATTAATAGCAGGGATATTGCAATAATCGGAATGGCTTGTCGTTTCCCTGATGCAGATAATTATAGTGAGTTTTGGAATAATTTAATTCAAAATAAAAATTCAATTATTCACTTTTCTGAAGAAGAGCTTTTGCAAAAGGGAAGAGATAAAAAAACTATTAATTCTCCAAATTTTGTTAAAGCCGCATCTGTTATAAAGGATCTCGACAAGTTTGATGCTTCATTCTTTAATTGTAATACCCATGAGGCAATTTTAATGGATCCTCAAATCCGTTTATTTTTAGAATGTGCATGGGAAGCTCTAGAAAATAGTGGATACGCTACTGGCGATAATAGTTGTAAGATTGGTATATACGCAGGTTCAAATATATCAAACTATTTGTATAGGTATGTGATACAAAAAATACATGAAACAATTGACAAGGAAGATATTTCCTACAATTTGAACAAATGTATTAATGATTATATGGCAACATTTGTTGCTTATAAATTGAACTTGAGGGGACCTAGTTTTAATGTTCAAAATTGGTGCACTAGTTCAACAACAGCAGTTCATTTAGCTTGTCAGAGTTTACGCAGCAAAGAGTGTGACATTATTTTAGCGGGCGGTGTTAATTTGCATATTCCACAAGAGGGTTATTTTACTGCTGAACATGGACAGTTATCACTTGATGGTTCTTCTAGTTCTTTTGATAAGAATGCAAGAGGTACTATCCCTGGAAATGGATTGGGTATAGTAGTATTAAAACTTTTATCAAAGGCGGTGGAGGATGGAGATTATATACATGCCGTTATTAAAGGGACGAGTTGTAACAACGATGGGTTTGGGCCTCAAAAATTAAGTTATCATGGATTAACGACCGAAGGCATGTGCAGGGCAATTAATGATGCCTTAGTTGATTCGGGTGTTGATGCAGGTTCTATTTCGCATATTGAGGCTCATGGGACTGCCAATAGATTAGCCGATAGAGTAGAATTAAACGCCTTATCAAACACTTTTAAAAAATATACTGACAAAGAGAAATATTGCGCAGTAACTTCTGTAAAATCAAATATTGGGCATTTAGGTATGGCCTCAGGAATTGCAGGAATAATAAAAGTTGCATTATCTCTGAAGAATAAAAAAATTCCTGGTGTAATAAATTTAGATAGCGTTGACAAAAAAACACTAAACGAGCATTCGCCATTCTACATTAATACAAGTTTAATTGATTGGGAAAGCCAAAACCTTCCAAGAAGAGCTGCTGTCAATAATTTTGGACTAGGAGGAACAAATACTCATTTCATTCTGGAAGAAGCTCCAGAATTAATAATTTCAAATGGTTCTGATAAATTAGAAATATTAACATTATCAGCTCAAACAGCTAGTGCCCTAGAGCAAATTAAACTTAATTTAAGTAAAGATTTAGAAAGCTATCCCGAAAAAAGTGTCGACAATGTTGTTTATTCAATGAACATTGGCAGAAAAGCATTTAATTACAGACAATCTTTCGTTTGTAAGGACAAAAAGTCTTTGGTTAAATCATTAAACTCAAAAGATTTATCTCACACAATCTTTAATGAAAATGAAGAATCTTCAATTGTCTTTCTGCTTTCTGGATCCGAGGATTATAGGGATAACATCACGTATGAATTTTACAAAAATATTCCATCATTTAAGAAAGAGATAGATAATTGTTTTGATTTGCTAAATCGATTGTACAAAATCGATATCAAAAGCATTCTATATTCTGACAATAAGAATGTTGAAAAAACTGACTTGAATTCGACATTAATATATTTATTCGTTGAATACGCTTTAGCAAAAGTCTGGATAGGTTGGGGTGTAAACCCAGATTTAATGATAGGTTGTAGTACTGGTGAATTAGCCGCTGCATGTATTGCAGAAGTAATATCACTTCAAGATGCAATCAAACTTATTGTTGAATTATTTAACAAACTAGAGAGCCTTCCTTCTGGTAAAATGTTAACCGTTTTGTGTTCGAAAGAGGAAATAATAGATCAGTTGAACGATGATTTATCATTAGCTGCTGTTTACAACCCGTCTACTCTATTGTTGGCAGGAACAACTCACGCTACTCAGGAGATGATGAAATTCCTAGAAACTAAGAACATTAGCTACCAACTTGTTGATTGTCGCTATCCTTTTCACCATTCAAAATATTTCGATTCTTTGAAAGATGATATTAGCGCTGTTATAAAAACCTTTAACATATCATCGCCCAAAATTTCATATATATCATGTGTTACAAAGAATGAAATTTCTATTGATACACTCAAAAATCCCGAATATTGGTTACAGATATTTAGTGATACTTTTGATTTTAACGATGCTATAAAATATATTTCAAAAACAAATACCAAAAAAATTTACGTGGAGATCGGATTAAAACAAACCCTATACTCCATGTTAAAGCAGCATCCTTCATTAAATAGTAATGATGTGGTATTCTTTTCTTTTTCTCCTTCTGAAGACAAGGATTCAGAATTATTTTCGCTTTACAATACTTTAGGTAGTTTATGGCAAAATGGGGCTAAAATTGATTGGAAATCATTTTATAGAGACGAAAAAAGAAATAGGATACCCTTACCAACTTATCCTTTTGAAAGGAAGAGGTATTGGTATGAAATTGAGCAAACAAAAGAAACTGAAATTGACAATGAAGATTCCTTAATTCCTAAGAATAAATTATCGGAATGGTTTTATATACCAACTTGGAAACAGAGCTACCAGTTCTCAGGTAATATTCAAACTGAATTAGCCGGAGCTCCCAAGATCTGGATGGTTTTTATTGATGGACAAAATGTTGGTAACAAAATAGTTGAAAAACTTGAAGGTTTTGGACAAAAAGTTATAATTATCAGGCAGGGTGATGGTTTTAAGCAAACTAAAACGACTGAATTTTATATTAATCCAAATAGTAAAAGCGATTATCAGGCTTTGTTTAGTAGACTATCAGAAATAAGTTTGATTCCGGAGAAAATTGTACATCTCTGGAGTCTTGAATCGGTAACAAATAATTCGGACACTGGCGAAATTAATAGTGATTATCTGAAACTCCACTTTTTTAATCTTATTTACATAATTCAAGCTATTGGGGAGACAAAAAAAGCCAGCGAGTTTCAACTTTTTGTTTTAACTAGTAATTTGTTCATTGTAAATGGTGATGAACAAATTAGCCCCGAGAAATCTGTAATACTAGGACCGATTAAAACAACTCCTAAAGAATATAAAAATATTAAATGCTCTTGCATTGAAATTTGTTCTAATAAGTTAAATGACTCTTTGTTAGAGAATTTATTAAATGATTTTACAAATGTCCCTAATGAGAATTACATTGCTTACAGAGGAACACAAAGATGGGAGCAGACCTACGAAAAGATTAGTTTAACATCTACAATCGCCAATGCCAATATATTGCGTAATAAAGGCACCTATTTAATTACCGGAGGACTTGGTGGGGTTGGGCTAGTTTTTTCAGAATATCTTGCTAAAAACTATAATGCTAATCTAATATTAGTTTCACGCTCCAAGTTCCCTTCCCGTAGTGAATGGGATATTTACGTGAAAAAAGCGGATACGAATCCCAATACCGTTAATGCTATTAAAACAATTATTGAATTAGAAACTAAATATGGTGTTACTGTCCTAGTATGTAAGGGGGATGTTTCAAATTTCAATGAGTTATCAGATGTTGCCTCGCTTTGTAAAGAAAAATTTGGACATATTAATGGAATAATTCATAACGCAGCAGTTCAAGGAGGTGGTAGTATTCAGTTTAAATCCCCGGAAGAAATTAAAGAAGTATTTCCTCCCAAAATTCAAGGTACAACCAACTTGTATGAAATATTTAAAAATGACGATCTGGATTTTTTAATATTCAGTTCTTCTATTGCATCTGTTCTAGGTTTGTATGGGTTGGCTGATTATTGTTCTGCAAATGCATATGTTGATGCTTTTGCCCAAAAGCATTTCTCAAATTCACGTACGCTTATAACGGCAATTAATTGGGACATGTGGAGTGAGGTAGGGATGGGAATATCGGCTAAGTTACCATCAGATATTACATCATTGAGAGAAATTAATAAAGAATTTGGGATTAAATCAGAGGAGGGGATTGAATTATTAAAACAGATTTTATCGCTAAAAGTACCGCAAACAATTATCAGTACCAGAGAATATTCAAAGTTAAATCAAACTAAAATTTATGGTAGCCTCTGGAACGAAAAGATTGAATCCACAGAAATTCATAGTAATCAGCCGAGTATAATAAGTGATAAACGTACTGATTATGCAAGCAATGAAATAGAGAGTATTTTAATGGGAATGTGGACCAAATTATTTGGGACAAATGAAATTAGCATTCATGATGATTTTATAAAAATTGGTGGACATTCCTTGTTAGCTACAATGTTATTGAACAGGATCAGAAATATATTTGATGACATTGAAATTTCACTACAAGATTTATTTGATAATCTCACAATCGAAAAGATGACTCGTTTAATAAAGGGTTTATTAGACGAAAGGAAAGCCATTTTAGCTTCGGAATTGCAAAGTGGGACAGATAATTCGCCAGTTTTGCAAGAGATAGGCCAATACCTGAGGGATAAAATATCTCATGCGCTAAATATCAATATTGAAAAAAATACGGATGTATGTTTTGAGGATATTGATATCAAATCTGTTACGGGTCAATTATATTTAGATTTAAAAAGGGATTTTAATTTACCAGTTTATGAATTTGAAATTTTGAGTAAAAAATCGATAAATGAATTAGCTATTTATATAGAAGAATCAATTAGCATTTTAAATAATGAAAATAAAAAAGAGGAGGTTCAAAAATCAGTTTTTACAGAGAATTTTGATGCGAAGAATTTTTCGGATGATAAAATAAAATCCAAGAATAAAAGCATGGCATTTGTCTATTCTGCTGTGAGGTCTGGCTCAACATTAATGCGGCTTATATTGGCTGGTAATAGTAATTTATTCAGTCCTCCGGAGATGAAAATTTTGATGTATAATACTGTTAAAGAATGGGCTGAAGCAAGGCATAAACATACTATTTTACACGGTGGAGTTTTGAGATCTTTTATTGAACTTTTTGGTTATAGCCAAAAAGAAGCTTTAGAATACTTGAATAGTTTAATTGAGAAAGATACCCCTGTTAGTGAAGTGTACCGTATTATTCAGGATAAATTGGGTGCCCGTATGTTAGTTGATAAGTCACCCGAATATTCATCAAGCCAGGTAATTTTAAACCGTGCCGAAAAAATATTTGAAAACCCTAAATACATATTTCTTATTCGTCACCCATATTCAGTTATTGATTCAATAGTTCGCAATAGGACATATACAATGCATATGCAGAAGGTCACTGATCCATATAAAGTTGCAGAAGAGACATGGTACGCATTTAATTCTAATCTATTGAATTTTTTTAATAGCATAAATAGCGAAAAGTTTATGCTAGTCCGTTATGAAGATTTGGTACAGAGTCCTAAACCAATTATTACTAACATCTGTGACTTTTTAGAAATAGATTTTGAAGAGGATATGTTGTATCCGTATAAAGGGAAACGCATGATTGATGGAGATGGTGATCCAAATATTTTTAATCATGATGATATTAATCCAGAATTAGCAGATGTTTGGAGAAATATACAATTACCAATCCAACTTAGTGAAGAGACTAAACTCCTTGCAGGCAAATTTAATTACGAATTACCTTTTGATGCCCTTGATTCAAATAGAAGTATTGAAAAAATAGAAATAAACAACCATTAA
- a CDS encoding acyltransferase domain-containing protein, which yields MVIQNSKDIIGELSETNIFTEKKIIANEGSEIVFMFPGYGEHYIGMAKELYENIQIFHDTLNQCDKIVKATKSVSFIDFLYYSSDSQDSKNQLEKHSLFGVSLFAIEYSLAYTYIELGVKPSAMIGYSMGEWATACIAGSISLEDTIFFILEQASYIETLPSGSMMAVPLSENEARKYLVPNEIDLAAINSSKVCILSGTLEAIKKTKAIIRKDKHVESLILNSTYGFHSYLVEPIMSQVSQLAGKIKINTPKIKYISSLTGDWISDNELIDSNYWARKLREPILFEQGIQKILNKSYQVLLEVGPRQTLGLLLKNHPGKQEKQMVLSSLPHLPDSESDLDCFITTLKQLAQIGININWEKLYKVKD from the coding sequence ATGGTTATTCAAAATAGCAAAGACATCATTGGAGAACTTAGCGAGACAAATATATTTACTGAAAAGAAAATAATTGCAAATGAAGGATCCGAGATTGTTTTCATGTTTCCAGGTTATGGGGAACATTATATTGGTATGGCAAAAGAACTTTATGAAAACATACAGATATTTCATGATACTTTGAACCAATGCGATAAGATTGTTAAAGCAACAAAGTCCGTTAGTTTTATTGATTTTCTTTATTATTCATCAGATAGTCAGGATTCTAAAAATCAATTAGAGAAACATTCATTATTTGGAGTTTCATTATTTGCAATTGAATATTCACTTGCTTATACCTATATCGAATTAGGTGTTAAACCCTCAGCAATGATTGGATATAGTATGGGTGAATGGGCAACAGCCTGTATAGCCGGTTCAATTTCACTTGAAGACACTATATTTTTCATTTTAGAGCAAGCGTCATATATCGAAACATTGCCGTCTGGCAGCATGATGGCTGTTCCACTTTCAGAAAACGAGGCTCGGAAATATCTGGTGCCAAACGAAATAGATCTTGCTGCAATAAATAGTTCGAAAGTCTGCATTTTATCGGGTACCCTAGAAGCCATAAAAAAAACTAAGGCTATTATTCGTAAAGATAAACATGTAGAGAGTCTGATACTCAATTCAACCTATGGATTTCATTCTTATTTGGTTGAACCAATTATGAGTCAAGTATCTCAATTAGCAGGTAAAATAAAAATTAATACACCGAAAATAAAGTATATTTCGAGTTTAACAGGCGATTGGATATCAGACAACGAACTTATTGATTCTAATTATTGGGCACGTAAATTAAGGGAACCAATTCTTTTTGAACAAGGTATTCAGAAGATATTAAATAAATCCTATCAGGTATTGCTTGAAGTAGGACCTCGTCAGACTCTTGGTTTACTATTGAAAAATCATCCAGGAAAACAAGAGAAGCAAATGGTGCTATCTTCTTTGCCCCACTTGCCGGATTCTGAATCTGATTTAGACTGTTTTATTACAACTCTTAAGCAATTGGCTCAAATTGGAATTAATATTAACTGGGAGAAATTATATAAAGTAAAAGATTAA